From one Luteolibacter sp. SL250 genomic stretch:
- a CDS encoding imidazole glycerol phosphate synthase cyclase subunit: protein MLKNRLIPVLLLKNGVLVRSEEFSIHQVIGNPIHEVERFNDWNVDELIYIDISREDGYDLRRNDSKISSLDDPLQILESVSKTCFMPLTWGGRIRSVAEMRERFSRGADKITLNTGAIDNPELIEEGARTFGSQAIVLSVDVRRRGKDDYEVISNCGRTPTGMSVQEWVKRGEQLGAGEIFLQSLDEDGMAEGYDTRLISLVASSVEIPLIACSGVGRFEDYAAGIQAGASAVAAANLWHFKELADRAGKRAMEKKGILVRK from the coding sequence ATGCTGAAGAACAGGCTCATCCCGGTGCTGCTCCTCAAGAACGGGGTTCTGGTCCGCAGCGAAGAATTCTCCATCCACCAGGTGATCGGCAACCCGATCCATGAGGTGGAACGCTTCAACGACTGGAATGTCGATGAGCTGATCTACATCGATATTTCCCGCGAGGACGGCTATGACCTCCGCCGCAACGATTCGAAGATCAGCTCGCTCGATGATCCCCTGCAGATCCTCGAAAGTGTCAGCAAGACCTGCTTCATGCCGCTGACCTGGGGAGGGCGCATCCGCAGCGTCGCGGAGATGCGCGAGCGGTTCAGCCGGGGGGCGGACAAGATCACGCTGAACACCGGTGCGATCGACAATCCGGAATTGATCGAAGAGGGAGCCAGGACATTCGGCAGCCAGGCGATCGTGCTGAGTGTCGATGTGCGCCGCCGTGGCAAGGACGACTACGAGGTGATCTCCAACTGCGGGCGCACGCCAACCGGCATGAGCGTCCAGGAATGGGTGAAGCGCGGGGAGCAGCTCGGAGCCGGGGAGATTTTCCTGCAGTCCCTCGACGAGGACGGGATGGCGGAGGGCTATGACACCCGGCTGATCAGCCTGGTGGCATCGAGCGTGGAGATCCCCCTCATCGCGTGCAGCGGTGTCGGCCGCTTTGAAGACTACGCTGCGGGCATCCAGGCCGGAGCCTCGGCCGTGGCCGCCGCGAACCTGTGGCATTTCAAGGAGCTGGCGGACCGCGCCGGCAAAAGGGCGATGGAGAAGAAGGGCATCCTCGTCCGCAAGTAA
- the pseC gene encoding UDP-4-amino-4,6-dideoxy-N-acetyl-beta-L-altrosamine transaminase: protein MSAPTSSPDFLPYGRQAIDEEDIAAVSRALRSDFLTSGPEITAFESEFAAMTGAKHAIAVNNATAALHLCLLAAEIQPGDRVITSPNTFLSSANCAAFIGAVPDFADIDPVTRNLDAGALEAAWTDDVKAVIPVAYAGQPADMPRIAALARARGAVVIEDASHATGGGFVHEGKEWKTGGHPWADMTVFSFHPVKTMTTGEGGMITTGDDRLAAAIRLLRSHGVERDASLFQGLGVSGGPLAETGPWTYEMHALGYNYRITDIQCALGRSQLAKLPRFTEERRRITARYNEAFSDLPWLATPGVRQEEDREHLSWHLYTVEIDFPVIGLSRTEAMARLREQGIGTQVLYIPVHLQPWYRQTYGYGPGKCPIAEAFYVRALSLPMHPSLGDDDVSRVITAVRNLSPGQP, encoded by the coding sequence ATGTCTGCGCCGACTTCCAGCCCTGATTTCCTGCCCTACGGAAGGCAGGCCATCGACGAGGAGGACATCGCCGCGGTCAGCCGGGCGCTGCGTTCGGATTTCCTGACCTCCGGACCGGAAATCACGGCGTTCGAGAGCGAGTTCGCGGCGATGACCGGCGCGAAGCACGCGATCGCCGTGAACAACGCGACCGCCGCGCTCCACCTCTGCCTGCTGGCCGCGGAGATCCAGCCGGGCGACCGGGTGATCACCTCCCCGAACACATTCCTTTCCTCCGCGAACTGTGCCGCATTCATCGGCGCGGTCCCGGATTTCGCCGACATTGATCCGGTGACCCGGAACCTGGATGCAGGAGCCCTGGAAGCCGCCTGGACCGATGACGTCAAAGCCGTCATCCCGGTGGCGTATGCCGGGCAACCGGCGGACATGCCGCGGATCGCGGCGCTCGCACGGGCCCGTGGCGCGGTGGTCATCGAGGATGCGAGCCACGCGACCGGCGGCGGCTTCGTCCACGAAGGAAAGGAATGGAAGACCGGCGGCCACCCGTGGGCGGACATGACCGTGTTCTCCTTCCATCCGGTGAAGACCATGACCACCGGTGAAGGAGGCATGATCACCACCGGCGATGACCGGCTTGCCGCCGCCATCCGTCTGCTGCGCTCCCATGGAGTGGAGCGTGATGCATCACTTTTCCAGGGACTGGGCGTCTCCGGCGGCCCGCTGGCCGAGACAGGTCCGTGGACCTACGAGATGCACGCCCTGGGCTACAACTACCGGATCACCGACATCCAGTGCGCGCTGGGCCGCAGCCAGCTCGCGAAGCTGCCGCGTTTCACGGAGGAGCGCCGCCGCATCACCGCCCGTTACAATGAGGCTTTCTCCGACCTGCCATGGCTGGCTACTCCCGGCGTGCGGCAGGAAGAGGACCGGGAGCATCTTTCCTGGCACCTTTATACGGTCGAGATCGACTTCCCGGTCATCGGACTGTCACGGACGGAGGCCATGGCCCGCCTGCGGGAACAGGGCATCGGCACCCAGGTGCTCTACATCCCGGTCCATCTGCAGCCATGGTACCGCCAGACCTACGGTTACGGCCCGGGCAAATGTCCGATCGCGGAGGCATTCTACGTCCGTGCGTTGAGCCTGCCGATGCATCCATCCCTGGGTGATGACGATGTTTCCCGCGTCATCACGGCCGTCCGCAACCTGTCCCCCGGACAGCCATGA
- the pseG gene encoding UDP-2,4-diacetamido-2,4,6-trideoxy-beta-L-altropyranose hydrolase — MKGTPETAVLIRADAGGRLGIGHVTRMIALAQGIIDLGGRPTIVCAACPEALEQRIAAEGIGFRRVVGEPGGREDLAATLELARTLHASWVVADGYHFLEDYQQAVRDAGHKLMCVDDYGHCPVWHADAVLNHNLYAPDRTFISSVSGADTLAGPRFALLRREFLNPPARPAPASPLRKILLTLGGVDQDNATGRVLDLLEAATTPALEIRVLIGAGNPHREDLRKRESRHRLDIAGPSDDMPAELAWADGVISAGGGTCFEWLRYQLPAAVVTIATNQEPVAEALGRRGLAICLGWPDDWSTSGTAVTSLERFIAHADAGMEKPVTVDGQGARRAAAVVLDQPFFLRRAMPEDAMLYFNWANDPETRASSLSSAEIPLESHLRWFASRVGSENTLLFVCEDPLRGPIGQVRFEKMEDGRHLLSYSLDRGFRGQRLSLPMLSAALTELAGATMGVLAKARTGNPASLKTLRQAGFRDLSSSTPEVAELLLPADLLSQRTF; from the coding sequence ATGAAAGGAACCCCTGAAACCGCCGTCCTGATCCGTGCGGATGCCGGGGGCCGCCTCGGCATCGGCCACGTCACCCGCATGATCGCGCTGGCGCAGGGGATCATCGACCTGGGCGGCAGGCCCACCATCGTGTGCGCCGCCTGTCCCGAGGCACTGGAGCAACGCATCGCGGCGGAGGGCATCGGCTTCCGCCGGGTGGTAGGCGAACCTGGCGGCAGGGAGGACCTGGCCGCCACGCTGGAATTGGCCCGCACCCTCCACGCCTCCTGGGTGGTGGCGGACGGCTACCATTTTCTGGAGGACTACCAACAGGCGGTCCGGGATGCCGGGCACAAGCTGATGTGCGTGGATGACTACGGACATTGCCCGGTATGGCATGCGGATGCGGTCCTCAACCACAACCTGTACGCTCCGGACCGCACGTTCATCTCCTCCGTCAGCGGCGCGGACACCCTGGCGGGCCCCCGGTTCGCCCTGCTGCGCCGGGAATTCCTCAACCCACCCGCGAGGCCCGCGCCCGCATCCCCGCTGCGGAAAATCCTCCTCACGCTCGGCGGAGTGGACCAGGACAATGCCACCGGGAGGGTCCTGGACCTGCTGGAGGCAGCGACCACGCCCGCCCTGGAGATCCGCGTGCTCATCGGAGCGGGCAACCCCCACCGGGAAGACCTCCGGAAGCGGGAAAGCAGACACCGTCTCGACATCGCCGGGCCGAGCGATGACATGCCCGCCGAACTGGCATGGGCGGACGGCGTGATCTCCGCCGGGGGCGGCACCTGCTTCGAGTGGCTGCGTTACCAACTTCCCGCCGCGGTCGTCACCATCGCCACGAACCAGGAACCGGTGGCGGAGGCGCTCGGCCGCCGTGGCCTCGCCATCTGCCTGGGCTGGCCGGATGACTGGTCCACGTCCGGAACCGCGGTCACCTCCCTGGAGCGCTTCATCGCCCATGCGGATGCCGGAATGGAAAAACCCGTGACCGTGGATGGCCAGGGTGCGAGGCGAGCGGCGGCGGTCGTGCTGGACCAGCCGTTTTTCCTCCGGCGGGCGATGCCGGAAGACGCGATGCTCTATTTCAACTGGGCGAACGATCCGGAAACACGCGCAAGCTCCCTTTCTTCCGCGGAGATCCCGCTGGAAAGCCATCTCCGCTGGTTCGCCTCCCGGGTGGGGTCCGAGAACACGCTGCTTTTCGTCTGCGAGGATCCCTTGCGCGGCCCGATCGGCCAAGTGAGGTTCGAAAAGATGGAGGATGGCCGCCACCTGCTGTCCTACTCCCTGGACCGCGGGTTCCGTGGCCAGCGCCTGTCGCTGCCAATGCTCTCCGCCGCGTTGACTGAACTGGCTGGAGCCACGATGGGTGTTCTCGCCAAGGCGAGAACCGGCAACCCGGCTTCCCTGAAAACGCTCCGCCAAGCCGGTTTCCGCGATCTGTCCTCCTCCACGCCGGAGGTGGCCGAGTTGCTGCTGCCCGCGGATCTCCTTTCCCAGCGAACCTTCTGA
- the hisH gene encoding imidazole glycerol phosphate synthase subunit HisH — protein sequence MSSICIIDYGKGNLRSVFNAVESLGATAAIISRPADLVRFSHAILPGVGAFGEAMAALRKDGWTDALDQHAMAGKKPFLGICLGMQLIAEKGTEHGDHEGLGWIKGTVTRLEGSKEARVPHIGWNDVELSGNPMLYAGLQSGSDFYFVHSYALQPADESCVTGWCHHGGKFVASIEAGNIHATQFHPEKSQKAGLHILENFIRC from the coding sequence ATGAGCTCGATCTGCATCATTGACTATGGCAAGGGCAACCTGAGATCCGTTTTCAATGCGGTGGAGTCTCTGGGCGCCACGGCGGCCATCATCAGCCGCCCGGCGGACCTCGTCCGCTTCAGCCATGCCATCCTGCCCGGTGTCGGCGCCTTCGGCGAGGCGATGGCGGCACTCCGCAAGGACGGCTGGACCGACGCCCTGGACCAGCACGCGATGGCCGGAAAAAAGCCGTTCCTGGGCATCTGCCTGGGGATGCAGTTGATCGCGGAAAAGGGCACCGAGCACGGGGACCACGAAGGTCTCGGCTGGATCAAGGGCACGGTCACCCGCCTGGAGGGCAGCAAGGAGGCAAGGGTCCCCCACATCGGCTGGAATGACGTGGAGCTGTCGGGAAACCCAATGCTCTATGCAGGCCTGCAGTCCGGCAGCGACTTCTATTTCGTCCACAGTTACGCGCTGCAACCCGCCGATGAGAGCTGCGTCACCGGTTGGTGCCACCACGGCGGGAAGTTCGTCGCCTCCATCGAGGCCGGCAACATCCACGCAACCCAGTTCCACCCGGAAAAGAGCCAGAAAGCAGGGCTGCACATCCTCGAAAATTTCATCCGATGCTGA
- the pseB gene encoding UDP-N-acetylglucosamine 4,6-dehydratase (inverting), with protein sequence MLNGKCILITGGTGSLGKRLVSRLLSDYPGIKRLAVFSRDELKQFEMAQEFPPTKFPQIRYFIGDIRDADRVARSLEGIDVVIHAAALKQVPTAEYNPFECIKTNVLGAQNLIEACINAGVKNVVALSTDKAAAPVNLYGATKLCSDKLFVAANNIRGHHDIRFSVVRYGNVMGSRGSVIPFFMEQRRKGVIPITDPAMTRFNISLDGGVDLVLHALEHSMGGEIYIPKIPSYRITDVAEAIAPGVPQTVVGIRPGEKLHEEMITASDAPNTLETEKNYVIVPMLYQETRDDLMARYAAHHGGEAVPSDFSYNSGENTEWLSVDEMRALIRKHVCADFQP encoded by the coding sequence ATGTTGAACGGCAAATGCATCCTAATCACCGGCGGCACAGGCTCGCTCGGCAAGCGTCTCGTCTCCCGCCTGTTGTCGGACTACCCCGGCATCAAACGTCTCGCGGTTTTCTCCCGGGACGAACTCAAGCAGTTCGAAATGGCGCAGGAGTTTCCGCCGACCAAGTTCCCGCAGATCCGCTACTTCATCGGCGACATCCGTGACGCGGACCGTGTCGCCCGGTCCCTGGAGGGCATAGATGTCGTCATCCACGCCGCGGCCCTCAAGCAGGTGCCGACGGCGGAATACAACCCGTTCGAGTGCATCAAGACGAACGTCCTCGGCGCCCAGAACCTGATCGAGGCGTGCATCAACGCCGGGGTGAAGAACGTGGTGGCGCTCTCCACCGACAAGGCCGCCGCTCCGGTGAACCTCTACGGAGCCACCAAACTGTGCTCCGACAAGCTTTTCGTCGCCGCGAACAACATCCGCGGCCACCACGACATCCGCTTTTCCGTGGTCCGCTACGGGAATGTGATGGGATCCCGTGGTTCCGTGATCCCGTTCTTCATGGAACAGCGGAGGAAGGGTGTGATCCCGATCACCGATCCTGCGATGACCCGCTTCAACATCTCCCTGGATGGCGGCGTGGATCTGGTGCTGCACGCGCTGGAACATTCCATGGGCGGGGAGATCTACATTCCGAAGATCCCTTCCTACCGCATCACCGATGTGGCGGAAGCCATCGCACCCGGCGTCCCGCAGACGGTCGTCGGGATCCGGCCCGGCGAGAAGCTGCACGAGGAGATGATCACCGCCAGCGACGCGCCCAACACCCTGGAGACGGAAAAAAACTACGTCATCGTGCCGATGCTCTACCAAGAGACGCGTGACGACCTCATGGCCCGCTACGCGGCACATCATGGCGGCGAGGCCGTCCCTTCCGACTTCAGCTACAATTCCGGAGAGAACACCGAGTGGCTTTCCGTGGATGAAATGCGCGCCCTGATCCGCAAACATGTCTGCGCCGACTTCCAGCCCTGA
- the pseF gene encoding pseudaminic acid cytidylyltransferase — MNIAIIPARGGSKRIPRKNIKAFLGRPMIGWSIDAALRAGIFDRIVVSTDDPGIRETALAAGAEVPFIRPPELSGDHTPTVPVIRHAIQWLEAEGTTVGKVCCIYATAPLLDPRFLVEGLAKLDQDPELEFALSLTSFGFPIQRALKLDAAGRTSMFQPEHELTRSQDLEHAYHDAGQFYWGTRNAWLENDRIFSARCQGVLLPLHLVQDIDTPEDWTRAEWMAKALLHERNP, encoded by the coding sequence ATGAACATCGCGATCATTCCGGCACGTGGCGGCAGCAAGCGCATCCCGCGGAAGAACATCAAAGCGTTTCTCGGCCGGCCGATGATCGGCTGGTCCATCGACGCCGCCCTCCGGGCAGGGATTTTCGACCGTATCGTGGTTTCGACCGATGATCCCGGGATCCGGGAAACCGCCCTCGCGGCTGGAGCGGAAGTGCCATTCATACGGCCACCGGAACTCTCCGGCGACCACACCCCCACCGTGCCGGTGATCCGCCACGCGATCCAGTGGCTGGAGGCGGAAGGAACGACGGTCGGAAAGGTCTGCTGCATCTATGCCACCGCCCCGTTGCTGGATCCGCGCTTCCTCGTGGAAGGCCTCGCGAAACTCGACCAGGATCCGGAGCTGGAGTTCGCCCTCTCCCTCACCTCCTTCGGCTTTCCGATCCAGCGCGCGCTGAAGCTTGATGCCGCCGGAAGGACAAGCATGTTCCAACCGGAACATGAGCTGACCCGGTCCCAGGACCTGGAACACGCCTACCACGACGCCGGACAGTTCTACTGGGGAACCCGGAATGCCTGGCTGGAGAACGACCGCATTTTCTCCGCCCGCTGCCAGGGAGTCCTGCTCCCCCTCCACCTCGTCCAGGACATCGACACGCCCGAAGACTGGACCCGTGCCGAATGGATGGCAAAGGCGCTGCTGCATGAAAGGAACCCCTGA
- the pseI gene encoding pseudaminic acid synthase, with protein sequence MSSKRLDFRNLPQTYIIAEISANHNGSIQSALDLIRIAKECGADAVKLQTYTADTLTLDCDNEHFRIGGGTLWDGKTLHQLYQEAHTPWEWHKTLFDAAAALEIDCFSTPFDSTAVDFLEQFNPPCQKVASFELVDHGLLACVARTGRPVILSTGMATFEEIREAVQVLRDNGCQDLALLKCTSAYPAPAEEANLARLPHMAETFGCTVGLSDHTMGIVTPVVAVSLGAKIIEKHICHSRSEPGPDSAFSLEPAEFSAMVEAVRIAEKAVGTPTYERTAKEAAGLAFRRSLFISKPVSAGEIFTDGNIRSVRPGNGLPPKHLPQILGRRAASDLPAGTPLEWAHVSES encoded by the coding sequence ATGTCCTCCAAGCGCCTCGATTTCCGGAACCTGCCGCAGACCTACATCATCGCCGAGATCTCCGCCAACCACAACGGCTCGATCCAGTCGGCGCTCGATCTGATCCGCATCGCCAAGGAATGCGGGGCGGATGCGGTGAAGCTCCAGACCTACACCGCGGACACCCTCACCCTGGACTGCGACAACGAGCACTTCCGCATCGGCGGCGGCACGCTGTGGGATGGGAAGACCCTCCACCAGCTCTACCAGGAAGCCCACACCCCCTGGGAATGGCACAAAACCCTCTTCGACGCGGCGGCGGCGCTGGAGATCGACTGTTTTTCGACACCGTTTGACTCCACCGCGGTGGATTTCCTCGAACAGTTCAACCCGCCCTGCCAGAAAGTGGCGTCATTCGAGCTGGTGGACCACGGCCTGCTCGCCTGCGTGGCGCGCACCGGCCGGCCGGTGATCCTTTCCACCGGCATGGCCACGTTTGAGGAAATCCGGGAAGCGGTCCAGGTGCTGCGGGACAACGGCTGCCAGGATCTGGCACTGCTGAAGTGCACCAGCGCCTACCCGGCCCCGGCGGAGGAGGCTAACCTCGCGCGCCTCCCGCACATGGCGGAAACCTTCGGCTGCACGGTGGGCTTGTCCGACCATACCATGGGCATCGTCACGCCGGTGGTGGCCGTATCCCTGGGTGCGAAGATAATCGAAAAGCACATCTGCCACTCCCGCTCCGAGCCAGGTCCCGACAGCGCCTTCTCGCTGGAACCGGCCGAATTCTCGGCGATGGTGGAAGCCGTCCGCATCGCGGAAAAGGCTGTCGGGACGCCGACCTACGAGCGCACCGCGAAGGAGGCCGCCGGACTTGCCTTCCGCCGCTCGCTCTTCATTTCCAAGCCGGTCAGCGCGGGTGAGATCTTCACCGATGGGAACATCCGCTCCGTACGCCCCGGGAATGGCCTGCCGCCCAAGCACCTGCCGCAGATCCTGGGGAGAAGAGCCGCCTCGGACCTTCCGGCCGGCACGCCGTTGGAATGGGCGCATGTCTCGGAATCCTGA
- a CDS encoding acyltransferase, which produces MKRLVRSSISRLKALLSGSRIGPRCRIHPSAVLERRGGSITIGTKCEIHRGTQLLAYGGSIEIGDDCSINPGCILYGHGGLKIGSHVRIAAQTIIVPANHIFSDPGRLIRDQGEDRVGVSIGDDVWLGARVTVLDGVNIATGCVIGAGSVVTASTEPYGIYVGVPARLIKHRGRSGQGGTPG; this is translated from the coding sequence ATGAAACGGCTTGTCCGATCCTCGATCTCGCGCCTGAAAGCCCTGCTTTCCGGAAGCAGGATCGGCCCCCGGTGCAGGATCCACCCGTCCGCGGTACTCGAACGCCGCGGCGGCTCGATCACCATCGGTACGAAATGCGAGATCCACCGCGGCACGCAACTGCTCGCCTATGGCGGCTCCATCGAGATCGGGGATGATTGCTCCATCAACCCCGGCTGCATCCTATATGGTCACGGCGGGCTGAAGATCGGTTCCCATGTGCGCATCGCCGCGCAGACCATCATCGTTCCTGCGAACCACATTTTTTCCGATCCCGGACGGCTGATCCGCGACCAGGGAGAGGATCGGGTGGGGGTGAGCATCGGTGACGACGTGTGGCTGGGCGCCCGTGTCACGGTGCTGGATGGCGTGAACATCGCGACCGGCTGTGTGATCGGCGCGGGTTCGGTGGTCACGGCTTCCACCGAGCCTTACGGGATCTATGTGGGTGTTCCCGCCAGGCTCATCAAACACCGGGGCCGGTCTGGGCAGGGCGGCACGCCGGGCTGA
- a CDS encoding N-acetyl sugar amidotransferase, whose translation MQYCSKCTYPALTATPVTFDDEGVCSGCRVAGQKDRIDWTRRWSMLEELVDEYRSDSNYDMIIPVSGGKDSYFQTHIATKELGLKVLLVTYHGNNYLPEGEYNLFRMKEVFNCDHIIIYPEVDALVKMNRLGFHVQGDMNWQNHCGIFSAPIQVAVRYKVPLMMWGEHGFMDLGGMYSYRDFPEFTAKFRLEHALRGYDWHDFTDAGLEKLGRPELKEGLRPKDLLWAMYPTDDEIDQVGVRGIYLNNFVNWDGHASAHDMTEKYGWRPAQEPFERTYRTFSNLDDMHENGAHDYLKFVKLGYGRATDHSMKDIRAGRMTREEGIGMVRKYDAVKPMRDLGRWLEYVGMSEEAFDSTCDTFRDPRVWRIEDGEWVKQNIWGGESSYGKVANPAVLEKFRGLGKLK comes from the coding sequence ATGCAATACTGTTCCAAGTGCACCTATCCCGCCCTGACGGCGACCCCAGTGACATTCGACGATGAAGGGGTGTGCTCCGGCTGCCGCGTCGCCGGGCAGAAGGACCGCATCGACTGGACACGGCGGTGGAGCATGCTGGAGGAACTGGTCGATGAATACCGCTCCGACAGCAACTACGACATGATCATCCCGGTGAGCGGCGGGAAGGACAGCTACTTCCAGACCCACATCGCCACCAAGGAACTCGGCCTCAAGGTCCTGCTGGTGACCTACCACGGGAACAACTACCTGCCGGAGGGTGAATACAACCTCTTCCGGATGAAGGAGGTCTTCAACTGCGACCACATCATCATCTATCCGGAAGTGGACGCACTGGTCAAAATGAACCGCCTCGGTTTCCACGTGCAGGGGGACATGAACTGGCAGAACCACTGCGGCATCTTCTCCGCCCCCATCCAGGTGGCGGTCCGCTACAAGGTTCCTCTGATGATGTGGGGCGAACACGGCTTCATGGATCTGGGTGGCATGTACTCCTACCGGGATTTCCCGGAGTTCACCGCGAAGTTCCGCTTGGAGCACGCCCTCCGTGGCTATGACTGGCATGACTTCACCGACGCGGGCCTGGAGAAGCTGGGCCGCCCGGAATTGAAGGAAGGCCTGCGGCCCAAGGACCTCCTGTGGGCGATGTACCCGACCGATGACGAGATCGACCAGGTCGGCGTCCGTGGCATCTACCTGAACAATTTCGTGAACTGGGACGGCCATGCCTCCGCACATGACATGACGGAGAAATACGGCTGGCGGCCCGCGCAGGAACCGTTCGAACGGACCTACCGGACGTTCTCCAACCTCGACGACATGCATGAGAACGGTGCCCACGATTACCTCAAGTTCGTCAAACTCGGATACGGCCGTGCAACGGACCACTCGATGAAGGACATCCGCGCCGGGCGCATGACACGCGAGGAAGGCATCGGGATGGTGCGCAAGTACGACGCCGTGAAGCCCATGCGCGATCTCGGCCGGTGGCTCGAGTACGTGGGCATGTCCGAGGAGGCGTTCGACAGCACCTGCGACACGTTCCGTGATCCGCGCGTCTGGCGCATCGAGGACGGTGAGTGGGTGAAACAGAATATATGGGGCGGCGAGTCCAGCTACGGCAAAGTGGCCAATCCCGCGGTTCTGGAGAAATTCCGCGGTCTGGGGAAACTCAAATAG
- a CDS encoding YrbL family protein has translation MLKDRAPITKGGLRLVYEHPDDPAVLVKVMRPEAVAGRYGEKGTWWRRNRRHGPYILFVREIREYLAVRAQGGGYESSVQKIFGLVDTDMGLGLVVEAGRGPDGALAPTAARLIANGGFDARAAAALEDFNRAILESNVVLADLHERNIVYARMRDGSDRFVMIDGLGSSTILPFKSWFVGINRRSKEKRIARLNRRIAGRVAAYEAGTPMP, from the coding sequence ATGCTGAAAGACCGCGCTCCCATCACAAAGGGAGGCCTCAGGCTGGTTTATGAGCATCCGGACGACCCTGCGGTGCTTGTGAAAGTCATGCGCCCCGAGGCGGTCGCGGGACGCTATGGCGAAAAGGGAACCTGGTGGCGGCGGAACCGGCGGCACGGCCCCTACATCCTGTTCGTGCGGGAGATCCGTGAATACCTGGCCGTCCGTGCCCAGGGGGGCGGGTATGAATCCTCGGTCCAGAAGATCTTCGGGTTGGTGGATACCGACATGGGCCTGGGTCTGGTGGTGGAGGCGGGACGCGGCCCGGATGGGGCTCTGGCTCCCACGGCCGCCAGGTTGATCGCGAACGGCGGTTTCGACGCAAGGGCCGCCGCGGCGCTGGAGGATTTCAATCGGGCGATTCTCGAGAGCAACGTGGTGCTCGCGGATCTCCATGAGCGCAACATCGTCTACGCCCGCATGCGTGACGGGAGCGACCGTTTCGTGATGATCGATGGCCTGGGATCCTCCACCATCCTTCCGTTCAAAAGCTGGTTCGTGGGCATCAACCGCCGCAGCAAGGAAAAGAGGATCGCCCGCCTGAACCGGCGGATCGCCGGACGGGTCGCCGCCTATGAGGCCGGCACACCCATGCCTTGA